atatatatatatatatatatatatatatatatatatatacacacccTATNGGTTGACCCTAGGGTTAACTGAGTTGACCTCAACTGGATCAGAATCGCACTCTACTTTTTGTAAGCCCCCCTTTTTTTTGGTTAGCCACTCTGTTGGAAATCTTCAAATATTTGAGGAAATTTTAGTCAAACATTCCTCAATTATATGTTGAGAGTATATCTGTTTtacatttagtattttattgttaaaagctgaaaaaagaacgaaagaaagaatattttaataaagtttttcattgtaattCTTGTGCTGAAGTTCTTTTTGCAGttgtcctgattttttttttgttcaaaacataTCATTTTGAGAGAATtgcttgcatttttaaaaatttctttcactatGGATGGTTGGCCGTATAAAGCAAAGCACAGGTGGCGCTATGGACTGAAATTCACCATGAGACTTCTGGGTTActatttctgatttatttttatgtctaaGTATGAAAAAAGGAGGTCCACCCATGTTATTATACTTATAGACTTGTCAATAGAACACGTTCTTTCAATTTAGCTTTCAACAAAACAAACACCACTCAAATTCGAAAGATTCCACAAGCATGCTATGATACtatccaaaaaataacaaactgtGATATTTCACACACTTATAGTCAAATAGGGAATAACACTCAAAACAAGGCAaaccttacattttatttaagttgtaGTGGCGTAAATAACATCACCGTGGGGAGGGGGTACGATCCACAAATAATACACTatattgtgtgtgtgtgttttttttaatcagaaattttgaactgcgcattaaattttttgacgcgctaaatttaaatcattatagtTTTTCGTTCGCTTTTTTCCGGTGTTTATCTCTTTTGAAGTGATAACCGTGAGTTTTCGGATTGcaagatgttttttaaaatcctgatcTTTTTAATTAGATATAAGGCTCGCCACTTTCTTATCGtgtgtataataatcatttttgatgtactttatttttgagGATTTAATCTCtaatctaagatttttttttttaatcactcttTCAGCAGTTGTTGATAGGTTTTTTCATAGGGTTTCGAAAATCCTGATATTATTCAGGTATAATGGCTTGCGATTTTCGTATtagacattttaataattacttttgtcCATGTTTTTTTTGAGTTGATtctatttaatttcacttttttaaaaaaatatctctattttttttaaacaataatattacaaaactcGAAATTCGAATGagagttttaaactttttactgtTTTTGAGCTTTATTTCTAACTGTTggtagttaaaaaatatgcttaaaaaaatattttaaaatctaacatACATAAAATCTCTTATAACTCACGAACTATAAATGTccttatgttaaaaatgtactGAACTTAATCTCAACTGAATGTTGAAGCTTATTTTGAGCTATAAtgtgtttgtttcattttaaataattttagatgccatacaattttcttaattaaaatatttaatttgcatttatgttgctcaaaaaatatttatcgtttttatttttttactttcattcaaGAACAttacagttaatttattttaaaatatactttttctattATGTGATGCGATAAAAAACATCTCTTTTTCCCCATGTTTATATGTTTtcgataaattcatttttttattatttatttattttttatttttttttgttaaaaaggaaaaaaaaaaagtatcagtttggttttcttcagttttgaatgaatgtaatatttaaaagaatttaattttatgcatgtaTATTACTAAGTTAActgattaaagaaaacaatgaattaaaactaataggaaaagaattataattatttaaaaaatttaatttatgcatgCTTTTTACTAAGTTGAGTGATAAAAAGAACTGTGTCAAAAACACTGACGTTTACTTAAGTGTTTTAGACATAGTGTTTGattgtattgaaataatataaattatatgatataaattaaaataaaatgatgaattaaaaatttcggaaaaaaaaatgcctcaaCATATCTAGATACTGGAACATGTAgcccttttttcaaaatggttgtGCACCCTACCATACGAATTTACTATATGAATTATGCATTAACCAGGATCAGAATCTGTTCTTGACTGATCACAAAGTTAAACTCAACAAGCTAGACACTAACATCtttatttgttacaaaacaCAACATAAACTCATGagataacatttaataaatatctaaacaatGTGCGTAATCAAACAATGCTTGATGAGCAACCTCTTACCGTCACAACTTTTTACCTagaatcgaagaaaaaaaattatttttcaatacacactataaacaatgcttaaaataatgtaGGGAGAAAAATAGGgtttctgaaaaatgttttatgtcgAAACATTACACCATAGAGTACATTTTAgttgtcttaaaataaaaattcatcggTCTATTGCAATTTTCATActgctattattaaaaaagtaaatgattttttttttcctgccagAGACTGTCATTTACACTGCAAAAAAGAGTTATGTTAAAAGTGTAGGAGATTTTAGACTTAATTTCCAATAACCTTTATTCCATGGTGCTAGAATGATTCTTACCTTTGTGCATATGAGACTAGTATAAATAGTATAATTCTAATATATTGGTTCACTATGAACTTCAAAATGGACATCAGCTGGATCTGAATTGCTTGTGCCTGGTTCATTTGTCTTTATGTTGGATACTTTGAAACCCTCCTTACCAGCCTGGTACTCCACATGCCTGTAGATTCCGTGATGGTCCTTATATCCGTATCGACCTGTCAGCATACCACCCTCATCCATTTTCTCTTCTCTGTATTGGTTGGCTCCATCATCATcttttacttcatatttaaattcatacgGCATAGCTTTGGATTCCTGCAATACACAcgttatttcaattgaaaagagagaattaaatcaatgaaatagaCATTTGCCCAATTCTTATCCTTTACCATAGTTACGGCAATTCTCTCTACCCTCTCCAGTATATTCCGACTTTTTGCGGAAACGTACCGCCGTGGAGAAAATAAACAGTTGCCTTAACCATGGTAATGGAGACGTGGTGGCGCAGGGGATGgagctttccaatgaggtgaaccgggttcgaatcccgcacccgactcgcaccgatcacagtgcggacgtaaaatatcgtcagtggtagagggatcatgggtcagagtccccttgcagttgGGCTAACCGTGGAtgattttcgttgttttcctctccatgttaagcaaattcgggttagtttcatcaaaaaatcctctgtgaaggcaaatttctcccactacttgatccagaagttcccttgtcttctggattgggttttaaatgacaaggctacggagttgatcatGAGTAGTCGTAAACGCAAAGTGGGTCGGCTGTTCTACGACGGTTAACAAAAACTTAAGAAGAAAAGGAAACATAGGCAACGGAGTAGGAATTGAGAAGTGAGATAACCTTGAGACGATTATTATATTAACAAAGAGTATAGTACGAGTATCTGCCTACTTATTTTTAccacttataattttaacacaatttatgctaaataggttaaaaaaaactttttcctaaTGCATAAATATGTGTATCAATCAGGGCCGTAGCGAACGATAGAATTGGNAGGGCCGTAGCGAATGATtgatttgggggggggggcaaaaTGCAAATCTGCCTCAAATTCGCTTTAAACCAGACTAAtggtcaattaaaaaaagcactgaggtttttagtttttttttatttcattagtattttttataatttgttttaaatgattattgataataaaaaaattctgatttcaaACTCCCGAGTTTTACCTTGTTAATCATTTGAAAGCTTTGAGCATTTCGGCGTAAAAATAATGCATCAATATGCAACACtaagccatgtaaaatttttttattttttagttaaaaagtacTTAGTATTTCCGGGTCTGCGGTAagggttttaaattattagccgAACATTAAAAGTATTCGCCAATTTTCGAACGTCTTTGCCAATTGCAAATCGCAacagcatttgcattacatggaaaggaaaaccacgaactGTTACCCACGGTTAGActggcggcaaggggattctaacccatgattatattttacgtcagcactgtggtcactgcaagccgggtgcggaattcgaatcgacccatcaatgctgagattcgaacccaattcacttcattggaaagcgagcgctctatccccggAGCCACCCTGACTCCTGCTACAatgattattcaaataaaataattaaataaattaactacttCCTCAGCTCCTAGCTGCATATGGACttatttctctttcaaaaattactgCTCATGGGAGAGAATCTTCGGAAGGCAAGGGCATGCACACATagagtggccaaattattatgaccacctgACAGTTTTATGCAAAATGAGCTATTGCGTCACAGTGAGGCCACGATAGAGGGCGAGATAGCTACAAAAAGTGAATGCAATGCAAGTGAACCATCAGTTGCACTGTGTTACGAGCGGAGCTATGGACGAAAAACGTGACTGAACTGAATTTGACAGCTGGATGATCGAAGCGTCGGTATCAGCAAAGCGGCTGCTCTTTGGAAGTGTTCGAGAGAAGCAGTTATTAATGTGGACTACCGAGCAGAAAACCGGGTCTGAACGCTAGACTTGTGGTCGTTACAGGCTACTGAATGCTCGAGCTGAAAGGAGACTTGCCAGAGTTGTCCAGTCCAACAGTAGAGCAACAGAAGGTGCAACTGCGAACATCTCTAAACAGATTTTAAGGAACGAGGCTAAATGTTTGTCTGTTATCTACTTCcgaaatgattttttctgaGGTTCATAGTTGGAAACACTTGTTCACAAATATAAGATGAAGTaaacatagcactgattttctgagcatgagatattaaatttgggaaactagcttttggtaatgatttgtaaaactcagaccttggcatatttagaaacaactgcttcagatgacGCCAATCTgcggctattctataaagagcTTCTGTTTTCAACATTTCACtaattgaagctgtctgtgctagctatttccttcaatttatgttttgtagaacaaaaatagagaaagaaaaaatgtcatCAGTGCTTTGTTAAAAGAGAATGAACtgaacaaaaatagctttaaacaaagtagatACGAAAATGCTTTATATTAGCCACGGATCGGCAAGTTATTCTATACGCGGGCCTGATTAAACCTTCCGatgggccacagttggcccatTCCTGGTATGGGCTATGGGCCGACGTCCTATTCGAAAGCCTCTGCTGTCAGCCTTGAACAAGAGCAGACGTCTCCAATTTGCAAAGGAGCATAAGGATTAGACAGTAGATGACAGGAAAAGGGTCATGTGTTCTGAGGAATCACCTTTTCAATTATACCATGCAGACGGCTGGGTTCGGATATTGCGAAAACAGCACGAAAGCATGGACCCCAAATGCATTTCCACAACACTTCAAGCTAGTGGGGGCAATGTTATGGTTTGCGGGATGTTTTCTTGGCATTGCTTGGGTCCTTTGATTCCTGTGGCACAGCATCTGAATACCCCAGGGTATTTAGGTGTTATTGCAGATCAAGTACGTCTTGTTATGTTAATGCTGTACCCTGACGGGTATGGATACTTTCAGCAATACAATGCTACTTGTCATACAGCTCGTATCGCCATCAGAAGGTTCGAAGAGCATGACGGAGACTTTACCATGCTTTGTTGGCCCACACAATCACcagatctcaatccaattgagaaTTTGTGGGATAAGATCAAAAAGACAGGCTGCTGGATTCATTGCCATCCAATCTGACGGAATTGAACTTGCACTTCATCAGATATGGGATCAAATTCCAACTTCCACGTACCTACATCTTCTAGAATCTACGCCAAGTAGAATTCGAGCAGTATTACGAGATAAAGGTTGTCCAATACTGTATTGAgggggtggtcataataatttagTCACTCAGTGTATACGAATATTATAGCTTGTAATTTGTATCCATTACTTTAgttattataagcaataattgtagaaaatttcgtaaacctagttttatttatggaaatatcAACTTgttcttttagtaaaaaaaaaaaaaatccttttttcatataattgtaaaaatattcaataaaattaaacataattttttgaataatttttaatcattaacaaaagtattttaaaatttaaaaaaagaaagaaaaacatctcGTCAAAAATTGTACTAGATATGAGCTTTTAAAGTAATCCTTTTAATATTGCGTCGGTgttgaaaacattgaaattttttttcttcataaatttgttttaattcatatttggTAACTTAATATCCGATTTGAATTTCtcgaaaagttaaaaagtataaatacacacataatttttttgaaccaGCACTTTGGGATGTAAAACtggtattattttcttataattattggtgaaatatttacttttgataacatttccatcagatatttttgaaacactCTGTACATATTGATTGACCGTCACGTGAAAAACTCCAAGAGGAAGCCTTTGAGAAAAACGCACTTTATTTCTAGGTAAGGTTTGAAAAATGCGTGACTATATTAACAGCAATGGATTGTTTTTAGTGCCCGAATATACTTCCTAAAAActaattacgaaaaaaattattttgcttctaGTTTTTTACTTGTGCTAATACCTACCTTGTACTCATTATTTCTTGAGTTGTGAGTTGCAGGATTACCGAATCCACTTGACCCGTATCCACTTGATTTCTCTGGATACTTTCCTTCTCCCAACAGTGCTTCATAAGATAGTTCTGCTTGAGGTTGTTGGCTAATGAGATGAGGTTCTGCATTTTTGGAAGAGCTTTTTGACCAATGACCAAGTGTTTGCTCTTTTTCAAGTGGAAATTCTTTTTGTTCTATGATGGGGACATCTGATTGGACTGGAAAGTCTGGAATAGTCTTCATAAGATCTTTAGAAATTCCCCCTTTTACTCCAGATGCATGTCTAGGTTCACTTAACTGGAAGTGGGGTCTGCTGATTTTATCAGAACCACCCTTAATTCCACTGTATGCTCCGATTCGGGGGTACTTTGGTTGATTGGGTTTGTGACTTTTCGTGTTTGGTGATCTTTCAAAAGCTTGATAGTGATCATGAATTTggtcagtttttgaaaaaggacTGTTTTCACTGTTCGTATTATGTTTCCCAGAGTGTGTTACCAAGTGCGGTTGCTTCGGGTGGTTAAGATTGTTCGTTTTTATAGAAGATTTgactttttgtttgttttcttcaaaaacagGGAGTGATTTTTTTGTATGATGTGCATATAATTGTTCACCTGGAGTGCTCAAAGTCTTATGATGGTCACTGAAACCTTTGATTCCTGCAGGTTGTGTTTTGTAACCAAGAACCGTTATTTCTCCTATGCCTTGTGCGTtctcttttttgtatttatcatGGTTGCCACTttcattttcattgtaaaaGTACCCATCGTTTGCTTTGTGGcttggaaatataattttgtgatgttcattatttgaatattcattAAGAGTCTTCTTGTTAGCTCCAAACACATCGCTGTGGCTTGGAGAAAATACTCCAGAGCCCGTAGTTTTGTGTTGAGCTCCCGAATTGTAGTGTACTTGATCTCGTTTACTAGAGCCATAGCTATGTTTTTTATCATGATTGAGTGAATGATAATCAGGCCTATAGTTTTTCTCGTCAACTCCCTTAGAGACGTCTACTTGAGCTATTCTATCATAGCcagtatttttttgcatattatgtTTTCTATTTTGCCCATATTGATCTCCACCTGAACGCGTTTCTTGTAAATCTGAAGTATGCGATGCAGCGACATAGCTGTTTGCTAAATCAGAATTATGAACTTTGGAATGCAAGCCGAAATTTCCTCCATAACTgtttgaatgtttatttaaatgatcaTGAGCCCTAGATGTATGATGTAAATTTCTGTTTCTGGAATTATGAGCTTGTGAATTCACAACAGAATTACTTCTAGATCCATGTCTGTTTAATCCAGACgtataatgtaaattatttccAGAGTTATGAACTTTTGATATTGTAGAATGGAGACCAGAATTTCTTTCATTACcgtaattatgtttattcaaatgttCGTGACCGAATCCGGATGTATGATATTTATTATGTGAATGCAAGTTACTATTTTCTAAGTTTTGAACTTGTGAATTTACGGattgaaaaccagaattacTACGAtgattcaaatgatttttatcataTCCGGTTTTATGATGATTTCCGGAGCTTTGAACTTGTGAATTGGCAGAGCGCAGTCCAGAGCCTCTTTCGTATCCGTGATTATGTCCACCGTATCCAGAAGTATGATGTAAATGACTATTCCCAGAATTTTGAACTTGTGAAGAATGCTGACCAGAATTACTGCCATAACcgtatttatgtttattcaaatgattttgaCCAATTCCAGATGTATGATGTAAATGACTATTTCCTGAATTTTGAACTTGTGAATTGGCTGAGTGCAGACCAGAACCTCTTTCGTATCCGGAATTATGCCCCCCATATCCAGTTGTATGATGTCTATTCCCAGAATTTTGAACTTGTGAAGAATCGAGACCGGAATTGCTGCCATAACCATGATTTAGTTTATTCAAATGCTCTTGACCAAAAACAGATCTGTGATGCAAATTACTATTTTCAGAGCTTCGAacttgtgaatttaaaaaatgttgaccAGAATTACTACCATGACCATAATTATGTTTGCTCAAATGGTTTTCACTGAATCCTGATGTGTGTTGCAAGTTATTTCCAAAACtttgaaattgagaattttcGGAATGCAAACCAGAATCTTTTTCATAACCGTAATTGTGTTTATTCAAATGATCTTCACTGAACAGAGCTGCATGATGCAAATTACTATTTCCAGAGCTTTTAATGTGTGAGTTTGCAGAATGTAAACCAGAGCCACTACCATAACCATAATTATGtttgctaaaattattattattgagtcGTGATGCACGATGTAAATTATTGCCGTAATTTTGAGAATGAATTCCGGAATGATAGTTATCTTTGATCCGATGATCTTGGTCATATTTGGATGCATGATGCAAATTACTATGTCCAAGATTCATTACGCCATAATGTCTGTTATGTGCATCTTCAGTTTTTTGATTTCCTAGGCTACTATGACTTTCAGCTTGATCTGCCTTCTGTAAATGGGATTgaaataaattgtcatttttataattgcgaTGATCAGAATTATCTTGTGTTTGAACTAAACCTGATAGGTCTTTTTCGTcttcttttttaacataactTTCTTCaccatttttattactattaaattgaaaagtatggtcccgatttttaagatttatttcgcTGCTCGTgtcgaaatttttgaattcaggTATTTTATCATTCTTATGAGTTTCTCGATATACTAAAAGTTGTTCGTCACCTTCGCTGGTAGagcttttatcattttttccgTAAGCATTTGAACGTGTTTGTCCCTTTGATGCTTGCTCGAAAGGATTTGGATATTTGGGTCTTTTAGGATACTTTCTCCTGGTTTTTAGTCTGTATTTGTTGGAACCTAGATTACCATCGTGACCTCCATGTAACTTACTGTCCTCAAAACTTCTCTTGGGGTGTTCTTCTCCAGTTTCTCTATGATCTTCTGAAGTTTCTATCCAGTGACCTTTCGAATTATGACTTCCTTTCTTGCCAGAATATCCTGTATCTGCTTTAGCATGTTTCCCGTAAGCCTCATGGTCTCTCTCAGTATTTTCTTGAGGAATTCGATCTCCATAGTTGAGAGGAAGTTGTTTCGTTGCCTCATGCGGAGGTCCTCTTCCATGATTCCAATCAAAATCTTCAACGGTTTTTTGTTCTTCGGGTTCCTCATTATATTCGACCGAGACCTGTCCTTGCTGTAGGGGGGCATTTAACTCTTCGGCATCAGAGGATGGCAGAGGTGGGCGTCCTCCGGCTTGAGCAGCGCCCAATAAAGTCACCAACAGgattaccttttaaaaataaatcattagcCAAGATTAGAAtagttttgatatattttaagttacgtatgaagtaagacaatattttaagttatgaaataagacataaaaacgtactttttctaaataaacataaattttctttcgacggattcagatttctgactcccaataTATAGGGGGGGTAGCCACAATGTGGGAAATAGGGTCCCCATAGATTGGTCAagagagtgatccaaagtttggacttctttaattatactttttgcttatttcccCATATCTCgtgagcttttaaaatttttttgcatagaataataaaattcgtttatccaaagacagttccatgcaaaaaacaaaaaaaaaaggttttagtaaatatttattattttatttcataatagtcgaaaaaaattcaaatagtaaggtatgcaattttttaaatcacttgaaAGTATGTAACTAAAGTATGTcatcaaaagtataaaattgcacgtggcaaaatataaaatttgagcgaaatccgttgaatagttcctgaaaaatcgaattttaaaaataggacttctttaaaattggattttttaggaattattcgaccgatttcactcaaattttgtattttgccatgcaaatttacatattttgaaataataaaaaaaatgcatacctGACAATTCCACATTTTTCGactattgtttaataaaataatttttactaaaatttctttttttagcattaagttatctttggataaacgaattttataattgtgtggaaACCGTTTTAAATTCGcctaaaaagttctcgagatatagtgaccaatgaaaaaaaataaaataaacattaaagggtccaaactttgtaTAGCCTGATCTCTtaaccaaactatggggactgtatttcccagattgcggctaccccccatgttttggggatcagaaatccgaatccatcgaaaaaaaagtatgtttattcagataaagtacgtttttgtgtctgaattcgtaactttaaatatagtttgccctaattaattagcatatttgaggttagcccctcgaaccattaaaatagagtcctagaacgtaaagatccaatcattagaccaaaagttatttaaggtggTCAATTTTTTAGGCGCACTgtacatttgttttaaagtgaCGACCAGGggcgttctctggttcaggtcaaaattacgatttgtggatgtatgaatgggtccgtctATAAACTGGTGCGGcggaagtcaaattcttggtcatagatggagccactagaaaaaaagaacaatctcCCCCCCCTTGCCTTAATGACCTAAGACAACAACAACAGTAACAAGATGTAAAAATGTGcaatagcgtttttttttttataaagaggaattatatttttctttgccaTCCTGTATATTATGTTTGTCCAATAAAAATTGATTCCGACCTACATAATAACTTTGTACGAACATAGCAAagaatttagataattttaattttcttacattaataAGTAACTagtgaactattttttaaatttttttacccataaatttactttaattcacATGTAGTttagataaaaagaattttaataactttaataataactttgaGCGAACCTAGCAAAGGATTTagataatgttaatttttttatattaataagtaaCTAGTGAactactttttacatttttttacgcataaatttattttaattcaatttttttaaagaaaaagtatttgaaaaaagaattttataatataactaCTTAAAGATAactaagttttataatatagctaaaaattgataattaaacttgaatattttaaagacactGAAATGACCTGTATAGGTTACCTACACAGCTGTAACGGAGCACAGTTGGTCCCAAGGAATGTCCGGACACGACGCACGGACACATATTAGTGTACACAACAAAACTgcccttacttaaaaaacagccctcgtgcataaaaaaaaaaaaaaagaaatattatgccACTCAGAATTGTTATTTCTAAACATTACATTAGTTTAAAACATCAAATACAATGCCTATTgtgtaaaaatgttacaattgaaaTCTATAATTTATCTTACCATTGAGAAAATGTGTGGTTTATTAAatcctttgttaaaaaaatggctttctTTTTCGCACCTTAAAGAGCTACGATATCATATTGAACTGAATTACATCGAAATAAATTACAGGTACTACTCTATCGATCAAACATGGCACTAAAACTCAAAAGATTGCTCGATTAACCATGATTCGCCCCATCCTTACATATGCCACACCAGTTTTGACAAATATAACACAAACTCTGTTGAACAAAATAATACTCTATCAAACTGAAATGCTAAAATGGATAAGAAAAGCCAAATGGTTCACAAGAAGTTATACAATACACTTCAAAATAGATGCAATAGACAAACACAtagctaaattaaattctaaattccaCCAAATACGAATACAAAAGCCACCTCTTGCTCTGCAGCAAAtgtcaattaaatatttctatatggAAATTCAACTGAAGTCATGAGACCAATAGCAGCATACTATAGCAATGATATCAATAGCATATACATAATCTCATTTTCACCATACTAGATTAGTTCAAGTCATGCctcatatttttacattatctgCATATAAGTACACAGTCACAATTcaataattcacataaatacTTCATTTGCATTCCACCACCTCATCGAAACACTACAAAGTTCAAGTTAAAGATGAATGGCTGTCTGAGGGGCCcatatatttaatacagttcAGTTCAGAGATCA
Above is a window of Parasteatoda tepidariorum isolate YZ-2023 chromosome 5, CAS_Ptep_4.0, whole genome shotgun sequence DNA encoding:
- the LOC107456316 gene encoding putative uncharacterized protein DDB_G0289263, with product MRLFCKVILLVTLLGAAQAGGRPPLPSSDAEELNAPLQQGQVSVEYNEEPEEQKTVEDFDWNHGRGPPHEATKQLPLNYGDRIPQENTERDHEAYGKHAKADTGYSGKKGSHNSKGHWIETSEDHRETGEEHPKRSFEDSKLHGGHDGNLGSNKYRLKTRRKYPKRPKYPNPFEQASKGQTRSNAYGKNDKSSTSEGDEQLLVYRETHKNDKIPEFKNFDTSSEINLKNRDHTFQFNSNKNGEESYVKKEDEKDLSGLVQTQDNSDHRNYKNDNLFQSHLQKADQAESHSSLGNQKTEDAHNRHYGVMNLGHSNLHHASKYDQDHRIKDNYHSGIHSQNYGNNLHRASRLNNNNFSKHNYGYGSGSGLHSANSHIKSSGNSNLHHAALFSEDHLNKHNYGYEKDSGLHSENSQFQSFGNNLQHTSGFSENHLSKHNYGHGSNSGQHFLNSQVRSSENSNLHHRSVFGQEHLNKLNHGYGSNSGLDSSQVQNSGNRHHTTGYGGHNSGYERGSGLHSANSQVQNSGNSHLHHTSGIGQNHLNKHKYGYGSNSGQHSSQVQNSGNSHLHHTSGYGGHNHGYERGSGLRSANSQVQSSGNHHKTGYDKNHLNHRSNSGFQSVNSQVQNLENSNLHSHNKYHTSGFGHEHLNKHNYGNERNSGLHSTISKVHNSGNNLHYTSGLNRHGSRSNSVVNSQAHNSRNRNLHHTSRAHDHLNKHSNSYGGNFGLHSKVHNSDLANSYVAASHTSDLQETRSGGDQYGQNRKHNMQKNTGYDRIAQVDVSKGVDEKNYRPDYHSLNHDKKHSYGSSKRDQVHYNSGAQHKTTGSGVFSPSHSDVFGANKKTLNEYSNNEHHKIIFPSHKANDGYFYNENESGNHDKYKKENAQGIGEITVLGYKTQPAGIKGFSDHHKTLSTPGEQLYAHHTKKSLPVFEENKQKVKSSIKTNNLNHPKQPHLVTHSGKHNTNSENSPFSKTDQIHDHYQAFERSPNTKSHKPNQPKYPRIGAYSGIKGGSDKISRPHFQLSEPRHASGVKGGISKDLMKTIPDFPVQSDVPIIEQKEFPLEKEQTLGHWSKSSSKNAEPHLISQQPQAELSYEALLGEGKYPEKSSGYGSSGFGNPATHNSRNNEYKESKAMPYEFKYEVKDDDGANQYREEKMDEGGMLTGRYGYKDHHGIYRHVEYQAGKEGFKVSNIKTNEPGTSNSDPADVHFEVHSEPIY